One window of Rhodospirillaceae bacterium genomic DNA carries:
- a CDS encoding cache domain-containing protein — protein MAETASPEEKTPRRINKVALGIGVGMVAVMAAAVFFTFHFVEQERQRALLEWQVRLGIVADSRAADVNEWVDANFAVIRELSENASLQIYMDELAASAGNKEEVTDEAAQAGYLRNLLVATSERSGFKPPEEAAEVNANVERAGVAGLGLVDADGRPIVSSAGMPPISGKIRTAVANALNGEPALIDVFLGASNLPTIGFALPVYGIQSDQGAQGIGAVVGIRTIDRELYDRLKQPGEESKTAETYIVRKTGATVEYLSPLADGTLPLKRSFAMETPDLAAVYAIDQPGGFTIGMDYAGEEVLV, from the coding sequence ATGGCAGAAACGGCAAGCCCGGAAGAAAAAACCCCAAGGAGAATCAACAAGGTCGCGCTCGGTATTGGCGTCGGCATGGTCGCGGTTATGGCTGCCGCAGTGTTCTTCACATTCCATTTCGTCGAACAGGAGCGTCAACGCGCCCTGCTGGAATGGCAAGTGCGCTTGGGGATTGTCGCCGACAGTCGAGCAGCTGACGTCAATGAATGGGTTGATGCCAATTTTGCCGTTATTCGTGAATTATCCGAAAACGCCTCACTGCAAATTTATATGGATGAACTGGCCGCAAGCGCCGGCAACAAGGAAGAAGTGACCGATGAAGCGGCCCAGGCGGGTTATCTGCGTAATCTTCTGGTGGCCACGTCAGAACGCAGTGGTTTTAAACCGCCCGAAGAGGCCGCCGAGGTCAACGCCAATGTGGAACGCGCTGGTGTTGCTGGCCTTGGTCTGGTCGACGCCGATGGAAGACCGATTGTCAGTTCCGCCGGGATGCCCCCCATTTCAGGTAAAATTCGCACCGCCGTGGCCAATGCCCTAAACGGTGAACCGGCCCTGATTGATGTTTTTCTTGGCGCCAGTAACCTGCCGACCATTGGCTTTGCCCTGCCCGTTTATGGCATTCAATCCGACCAGGGTGCTCAGGGCATTGGCGCGGTCGTCGGCATCCGCACTATTGACCGGGAACTGTATGACCGTTTGAAACAACCCGGCGAAGAATCAAAAACAGCCGAGACCTATATTGTCCGTAAAACAGGAGCGACCGTCGAATACCTGTCACCGCTGGCCGATGGCACCCTGCCCCTGAAACGGTCTTTCGCCATGGAAACGCCTGATCTGGCCGCGGTCTACGCCATAGATCAACCCGGCGGCTTTACCATCGGTATGGATTATGCGGGCGAAGAAGTCCTAGTG